The Solibacillus sp. FSL R7-0668 genome includes the window CAACTCCAAGTATTAATATCGTTGTATTGCGAATAATTGTTTAACCTAATACGGTTTTGAATCCCTAAAAATTGACGATCATCGATTCATCGACTCCTAACTTAAGTTAATGATAGTGAATCACTGTTTTAGAAATATTGCAAATTATGGATGAAATGAATTGTTTAATGAAAACGGGTTAAAATAGTGCTGGATAGGGAAGTAAACGAAAAGCCGAACATTGATCGGGAATTTTTTTATAAAATTCGTCTTTATTGTTGACAACGCTTTCATCATCTTGTAAAGTAGCTAATGGCGAATGAGTAAACAAAAAAATATATAAACGTTCGTGTTTAGGAGTGTTGTCAAATGATGGATACAGTTTTTGATTATGAGGATATTCAATTAGTACCGGCGAAATGTATTGTGAAAAGCCGTACAGAATGTGATACTACTGTGAAATTAGGGAATCATACGTTTAAATTACCGGTTGTCCCAGCCAATATGCAAACAATTTTAGATGAAAAATTAGCCGAACAATTAGCGTCTCAAGGCTATTTCTATATAATGCACCGCTTTAACCCGCATACGCGTGCACAATTTGTCCGTGATATGCAGGCAAAAGGATTAATTGCCTCGATTTCTGTTGGTGTGAAGGACGAGGAATATGAATTTGTTGAGCAACTAGCTGATGAGCAGCTTGTCCCTGAATTTATGACGATCGATATTGCACATGGTCATTCCAACCAAGTTATTAATATGATTAGTCATATTAAAAATCATTTACCGAATACATTTGTCATTGCGGGTAATGTCGGTACACCTGAAGCCGTACGTGAATTAGAAAACGCTGGCGCAGATGCAACAAAAGTAGGAATAGGTCCTGGTAAAGTATGTATTACTAAAATTAAAACAGGCTTTGGCACAGGTGGCTGGCAATTAGCGGCACTTCGCTGGTGTGCAAAGGCTGCATCAAAACCAATTATCGCAGATGGTGGTATTCGTACACATGGCGATATCGCAAAGTCTGTTCGCTTCGGTGCTTCAATGGTGATGATTGGTTCGTTATTTGCAGGCCACGAAGAATCACCAGGGAAAACGGTGGAAGTGGACGGCAAGCAAGTAAAAGAATACTTCGGATCAGCGTCAGAGTTCCAAAAAGGTGAGCGCAAAAACGTAGAAGGTAAAAAGATGTATGTCGATTCAAAAGGTTCAATTTTCGATACGTTAACAGAGATGGAACAAGATTTACAGTCTTCGATTTCTTATGCGGGTGGCAAAACATTAGCCTCAATTCGCACAGTAGATTATGTTGTCGTGAAAAATTCAATCTTTAACGGAGATCGAATTTAAAATTTTCAGATAATAGTTGACTTATTACTACACTATAGATTACACTACATTTCAAGAGTACATGGAAGCGTTGATTGGAAGTAGTAAATGGTGTGTATACCTTGAGAGAGCCAGTGGTTGGTGCAAACTGGTGGATACAACTATTGAACTCGTCCAGGAGCATACGACCTGAAATGCTAGTAGGGAAGTCGGGAGCCTACCGTTACAAGGGCCTTAAGTGGAGCGTCTCGACGTTCAATTAGAGTGGTACCGCGAGTTCAACCTCGTCTCTATTCGGAGAAATCCGTTTAGGGGCGGGGTTTTTTAGTTTCGCGCTTTCATAGTCAAAATTATTTAGATGAAAAGGGGAATTTACGATGAGTCGAAAAATTTGGGTTTTTGATACAACATTACGTGACGGCGAGCAGGTGCCAGGAGCCAAGTTAAACTTATATGAAAAGGTAGAAATTGCTCAACAGCTCAAAAAACTAGGCGTTGACATTATTGAAGCCGGATTCCCTGCTTCGTCACAAGGCGATTTTGATGCAGTGAAGGCCGTCGCACAAAAAGTAGGGAATACATCGGATATTATGATAACGGCACTTGCCCGAGCGGTGAAAAATGATATTGATTCGGTCTATAACGCCGTTAAGTATGCACAAAATCCAATGATTCATATGGTGCTAGGAACGTCTGATATCCATGTTGAAAAGAAATTTAGTAAGTCAAAGGATCAAATTTTACAAATTGGCGTAGATGCTGTGAAATACGCGAAAACACTACTACCACAAGTACAATATTCTACAGAGGATGCATCACGCTCCGATTTTGAATATTTATGGAAAACGATTGAAGCGGTGATGAAGGCGGGCGCAACAATGATTAACGTGCCAGATACAGTTGGTTACGCAGAGCCGGAGCAATGGGGTGAGATGATTGCGAAGTTAAACTATCGCATGAAAAACCTAGATGATTCGGTACTGCTTTCTGTACACTGCCATAATGACTTAGGGATGGCAACTGCCAACACACTTGCTGCTGTAAAAAATGGGGCAGACAAAATCGAAGTGACCATGAATGGTATCGGCGAACGAGCAGGAAATGCGGCTCTAGAAGAGGTTGTGATGGCGATCAAAACGCGCGGCGATGTTTATAATGTATTTACCGATATTAATACGAAGGAAATTATCAACACATCTCGTCTCGTTTCAAGCTTTATGGGGCTAGATGTACAGGTCAACAAGGCAATAACAGGAGACAATGCCTTCGCACACTCATCTGGTATTCATCAAGATGGTCTATTAAAATCACGTGATGCTTATGAAATTGTGCACCCTGAAGATGTGGGCTTAGATGATATGGAACTTGTGTTAACCGCACGTTCTGGTCGTCATGCTGTAAAAAATTCATTATCCAAACTTGGGTTTGCCGATTTTGCTGAAGAAGAATTCGAGGAAATTTTCGAAGGCTTCTTAAAGCTAGCGGACTCCAAGAAGGAAGTATATGATCATGATTTATATGTCATCGTTGAAAATTACTATGAAAAATCTGATAAAAACAATCCAAACAAAGAATCCTATAAGGACCAATTTTATGATTTAGAGGACTTACAAATTATCGCTAATTCAACCTTCCCAAATGCCAGTGTCAAAATCCGTAAAGGGAATGAAGTATATAAGGCAAGCTCTGTCGGTTCCGGTCCGATTGATGCCCTATATTCAGCGATTGCAGATGTCACGGAGATTAAAGTGAAATTAGTAGAGTATAATATTAGTTCAGTTTCTCGTGGACAAGAGGCGCTTGGTAAAGTCAAAATTATTGTTGAATTTGACGGGGAACAATACATTGCCAAAGCGGCAGATACGGATATTTTAAAGGCTTCGGCATTTGCGTATATTAATGCGATTAACAGCATTATTGTGGCACAAATTACACCACAATCACCAATT containing:
- a CDS encoding 2-isopropylmalate synthase yields the protein MSRKIWVFDTTLRDGEQVPGAKLNLYEKVEIAQQLKKLGVDIIEAGFPASSQGDFDAVKAVAQKVGNTSDIMITALARAVKNDIDSVYNAVKYAQNPMIHMVLGTSDIHVEKKFSKSKDQILQIGVDAVKYAKTLLPQVQYSTEDASRSDFEYLWKTIEAVMKAGATMINVPDTVGYAEPEQWGEMIAKLNYRMKNLDDSVLLSVHCHNDLGMATANTLAAVKNGADKIEVTMNGIGERAGNAALEEVVMAIKTRGDVYNVFTDINTKEIINTSRLVSSFMGLDVQVNKAITGDNAFAHSSGIHQDGLLKSRDAYEIVHPEDVGLDDMELVLTARSGRHAVKNSLSKLGFADFAEEEFEEIFEGFLKLADSKKEVYDHDLYVIVENYYEKSDKNNPNKESYKDQFYDLEDLQIIANSTFPNASVKIRKGNEVYKASSVGSGPIDALYSAIADVTEIKVKLVEYNISSVSRGQEALGKVKIIVEFDGEQYIAKAADTDILKASAFAYINAINSIIVAQITPQSPIEIANI
- the guaC gene encoding GMP reductase, which produces MDTVFDYEDIQLVPAKCIVKSRTECDTTVKLGNHTFKLPVVPANMQTILDEKLAEQLASQGYFYIMHRFNPHTRAQFVRDMQAKGLIASISVGVKDEEYEFVEQLADEQLVPEFMTIDIAHGHSNQVINMISHIKNHLPNTFVIAGNVGTPEAVRELENAGADATKVGIGPGKVCITKIKTGFGTGGWQLAALRWCAKAASKPIIADGGIRTHGDIAKSVRFGASMVMIGSLFAGHEESPGKTVEVDGKQVKEYFGSASEFQKGERKNVEGKKMYVDSKGSIFDTLTEMEQDLQSSISYAGGKTLASIRTVDYVVVKNSIFNGDRI